In Rhodanobacter humi, the following are encoded in one genomic region:
- a CDS encoding DUF493 family protein, with translation MHEIDFSQAKREGKGFQFPGEFEITAVGNASAGLPTRVPQLLERAGLHVLHETVKHRHSGGGNYVSVTVSFRCTDREQYDSAHAVLRADPDIRYTM, from the coding sequence ATGCACGAGATCGATTTCAGCCAGGCCAAGCGGGAAGGCAAGGGCTTCCAGTTTCCCGGCGAGTTCGAGATCACCGCGGTGGGCAACGCCAGCGCCGGGCTGCCCACCCGCGTGCCGCAGCTGCTGGAGCGCGCCGGCCTGCACGTGCTGCACGAGACGGTGAAGCACCGCCACTCCGGTGGCGGCAACTACGTCTCGGTCACGGTGAGCTTCCGCTGCACCGACCGCGAGCAGTACGACAGCGCGCACGCGGTGCTGCGCGCGGACCCGGATATCCGGTACACGATGTG